A region of Haladaptatus caseinilyticus DNA encodes the following proteins:
- the sufB gene encoding Fe-S cluster assembly protein SufB yields the protein MSSDQHHLRDTDTEERFEFKKEQRAAVKSDKGLTEEVVRLISEDKDEPEWMLQRRLRALEHYQNMPLPTDWPGQPDLTQLDVEEIIPYIRPDVDKREGADSWDDLPDDIKDTFEKLGIPEAERKALSGVGAQYESEVVYQNMQDQWEEKGVVFCNMDEAVQEHEALVKEYFMTKCVPPSDNKFAALHGAVWSGGSFVYVPENVTVEMPVQAYFRMNSEGMGQFEHTLIIAEEGSEVHYIEGCSAPKYGSHNLHSGGVEVFVDEDAHVQYSTVQNWSKNTFNLNTKRAIVEAGGRMEWISGSMGSKATMLYPCSILKGRGASANQISIAFAGKGQNIDTGAKVYHNAPKTNSTIESKSISKDGGRTNYRGLVHISDGAVDSSTSVECDALMFDNESTSDTMPYMEINEDRVDVAHEATVGKIGDEDVFYLQSRGLDDDDAKQMIVSGFIEPITEELPIEYAVELNRLIELEMEGSLG from the coding sequence ATGAGTTCAGACCAGCATCACCTGCGCGATACAGACACAGAGGAACGGTTCGAGTTCAAGAAAGAACAGCGAGCCGCGGTCAAATCCGACAAGGGACTGACCGAAGAGGTCGTCCGCCTCATCAGCGAGGACAAGGACGAACCCGAATGGATGCTCCAGCGCCGCCTTCGCGCGCTGGAACATTACCAGAATATGCCCCTGCCGACGGACTGGCCCGGCCAGCCCGATTTGACGCAACTCGACGTCGAAGAGATCATTCCTTATATTCGCCCGGACGTGGACAAGCGTGAAGGCGCGGACAGCTGGGACGACCTCCCGGACGACATCAAGGACACGTTCGAGAAACTTGGCATTCCGGAAGCCGAGCGCAAAGCGCTCTCCGGCGTCGGTGCCCAGTACGAGTCCGAGGTCGTCTACCAGAACATGCAGGACCAGTGGGAGGAAAAGGGCGTCGTCTTCTGCAACATGGACGAAGCCGTCCAGGAGCACGAAGCCCTCGTCAAAGAGTACTTCATGACGAAGTGCGTGCCGCCGAGCGACAACAAGTTCGCGGCACTCCACGGGGCCGTTTGGTCTGGCGGGTCGTTCGTCTATGTTCCCGAGAATGTAACGGTCGAAATGCCCGTGCAGGCGTACTTCCGAATGAATTCCGAAGGGATGGGGCAGTTCGAGCACACGCTCATCATCGCCGAGGAAGGCTCCGAGGTTCACTACATCGAAGGCTGTTCTGCCCCGAAATACGGCAGTCACAACCTCCACTCCGGCGGCGTCGAAGTGTTCGTGGACGAGGACGCCCACGTCCAGTATTCGACTGTGCAAAACTGGTCGAAGAATACGTTCAACCTGAACACCAAACGTGCCATCGTCGAAGCCGGGGGCCGCATGGAATGGATCTCTGGCAGCATGGGATCGAAGGCAACGATGCTGTACCCGTGTTCCATCCTGAAGGGACGTGGCGCGAGCGCAAATCAGATCTCCATCGCGTTCGCTGGCAAAGGTCAGAACATCGACACCGGCGCGAAGGTGTACCACAACGCGCCGAAAACGAACTCGACAATCGAGTCGAAGTCCATCAGCAAGGACGGCGGCCGAACGAACTACCGTGGTCTTGTCCACATCAGCGATGGTGCGGTGGATTCGAGCACGTCCGTTGAGTGTGACGCGCTGATGTTCGACAACGAATCTACGTCGGACACCATGCCGTACATGGAAATCAACGAAGACCGCGTCGATGTCGCTCACGAGGCAACGGTCGGGAAGATCGGTGACGAGGACGTGTTCTACCTCCAGAGTCGCGGATTGGACGACGACGACGCGAAACAGATGATTGTGAGCGGGTTCATCGAACCCATCACGGAAGAACTCCCGATCGAGTACGCGGTGGAGCTAAACCGTCTCATCGAACTCGAAATGGAGGGAAGCCTTGGCTAG
- a CDS encoding helix-turn-helix domain-containing protein: MRVTNDTPISRKRLQTVFEQLAHDRKLEILSHAAKHEQFAVTTLKDDLGLPHTTAHDYCRELHQAGLLHRKQMKPATYTAVDFDIHLSLDAIATAVEAESETTEYMLDTYGDSIIDELLDVWERVEDGDLTYREASGVLEIQHADFLRLAAELELFTR; encoded by the coding sequence ATGAGAGTCACAAACGATACTCCCATCTCCCGGAAACGTCTCCAGACGGTGTTTGAGCAATTGGCACATGACCGCAAGCTCGAGATCCTCAGCCACGCAGCCAAGCACGAGCAGTTCGCCGTCACCACCCTCAAAGACGACCTTGGGCTCCCACATACGACAGCACACGACTATTGTCGCGAGCTGCACCAAGCGGGTCTCCTCCATCGGAAGCAAATGAAGCCTGCGACCTACACTGCCGTTGACTTTGATATTCATCTCTCACTGGACGCCATCGCGACGGCTGTTGAGGCAGAGTCCGAAACGACTGAGTATATGCTCGACACATATGGTGATAGTATCATCGACGAACTCCTTGATGTCTGGGAACGTGTCGAGGATGGTGACCTCACCTATCGCGAGGCAAGTGGTGTACTTGAGATACAGCATGCTGATTTCCTTCGACTGGCAGCTGAACTCGAGTTGTTTACCCGATGA